The DNA segment gataatggtgtgaacccgggaggcggagcttgcagtgagccgagatcgcgccactgcactccagccagggcgacagagtaagactccgtctcaaaacaaacaaacaaacaaacaaaaaacaaaaaaattagctgggcgtggtggcgcgtgcctataatcccagctactcggcgaggctgaggcaggaaaattgcttgaatccgggaggcagaggttgcagtgagccgagatagcgctactgcactatagcctgggtgaaattccatctcaaaaaataaataagtaaataaataaactgatacATAGTACACGCTCATCTTGCAAACTGCTGCAAAGGGAGAGGGGGTGAGGATGGGGTGGGGTACTGCATGTGCCAGGCCTGCCTGGTGGCTGGCTGGGGAGCCGACCTGCTCTGGGCCTCCTGGGGAAAAAGGGCAGTTAGGCGGGTAATGACCACTGAGCAGGAGAAATGGATCCTTTCCTAGATAGCAGGGCCTCTCGCTATCACTGGGCAATCAAGACGACTGTAAAACTTTAAACACCTTCTCGGGCCGGGCAGCTCTGCACGAGAAAACCCCAAATCCCACATACTCCCACCACTCCCAGAAGCCCTGTGGTGGTGAACTGGGGAACTCAGAGGGCAGGCTGTTGGGTTCAAACGCCATATTTGTCCCTTACTGGATGTGTGACCTGCGGTGGGTCCCTgtgcctctctgggtctcagtttccccatctgtaacacGGCGATGTAATAGTACCTAGCTCAAAGGTTTAATGCTGGCAGATCACTGAGCAAAGGTGCGGGGACGAAGAGGCTCGGTCTGCAGGACTTGTCATTTGTTGGCCGCGGTGAGACCACGCCCCGTCGCCATCCCACATCTGACCCCGCCCTCCCGCGTCCATTGGGAACGCCACCGGAAGTAACGCGAGGCGGAACGTTTTAGCGGAGACACTCACTGGAGCAATCTGAGGTACTCCAAGAGACTGTGGCGGAGGGACCGGAAGCGCCAGGCAGGGACCCGGGGTAGATGCTAAATCCAAACTCAAACGCACAGGTCTGGATGATTGAAGCAGCGGCGGCAACTAGTAGGACCTCCGAGCTCTTTAAACTGTCCTCAGCCTTCCCCGTGGGCTCGGCCGGTTCTCCACAGGCTCCGAGCAGAAGAGGGGCCGACGTTTAAGTCAAAGGCCTTGGGGCTCCGAGTCCCTCCCTCTCCCCGTCCTGTGAACGCGCGACCCAGTTCAGCTGTCTGTAAAGTGGAGCCATTAGTCCCTGCCTCGTGGTGGGAAAACTGAGAGGCGGAACGAGGGGGCCGCCGGTCCCAACCCGTCCCAGGAGCATCTTTCTCCGCAGACCGTTTCCTGGCGAGGTGCATCTTCGTCCTTTTCCGCCCTTGGGAACTTACAGCGGCCCCTTGGCCGCTGGTTCCGCACCTCCCGCGGTTGGGGCGTACCCGGAAGTGCCCCTGCGGAAGCGGGCAGGGCCGTGGGCGCTTCACTATGGCGACGGTGGCGGCTCCGCGGCGCTTCTGCCGCTGCGCCTGCTTCTACACGGATAACTTGTACGTGGCGCGCTATGGGCTGCACGTGCGCTTCCGAGGCGAGCAGCAGCTGCTCCGGGACTACGGCCCGGTGAGTGGCCGCTGTTGTCCCTACGGAGCAGTGGGCAGAGAGGGGCAGTGGCGGAGGGAAGTTCGTCCCCAAGGTCGTTTGCTTCCCTTCGGCGCGCACCGCATCCTTAAATACAAGAATGAcggcctctctgtgcctcagttttctcaccttaAAGGGGTAATAGTATCTCTCTGTGAGGTTGTGAGGAAGGAATGAACACGCATGTAGAGGGCTTAGGACAGGGCCGGGCTCAGCTTGCCACCTTATAGCAACACCAGCCCGGAGCCCTGCCGTCAGCTTGACAAGGTTCCGGAGTTCATCCTCTCCATGATCCTTTGAGGTTGGGGCTCCTCTCCCCATTTTAagcaggggaaactgaggcttagagagtgAAGGGACTTCCTAAGGGCGTACATTAATGCTCAGTGTTCTTTCTGCTCCCAGATCCTGCGCAACCGAGGCTGTGTTAGCGCCAAGGACTTCCAGCAGCTGTTAGCAGAGGTACCAGTCCCCTGCCCCTGCACAGCTCCTCCTTGTTAGATTTGTGTCCGCAGCTTGAGGGGTCCCCTAGCCTCAGTCCCTGATCCCTGAAGGATCACTTAGGCCCTCActttcctccttcctgccccCCACTCATCCCTCCACACCTGGGTCTTGGCaccaggagagagaaggggaaatgcTGAGTTGCCTAGTCATGCCGTTCTTAACACCTCTGCGAGATAAGCACAAGCACCACCCTCATTTTGGATTGAGAAGGTGAGGCTTAAAGAAGGATCACTTgcccaagcttttttttttttgacatggagtcttgctctgtcgcccaggctggagtgcagtggcgcgatctcggttcactgcaagctccgcctcccgggttcacgccattctcctgcctcaggctcccgagtagtggggactacaggtgcccgccaccaagcccggctaattttttgtattttttaatagagacagagtttcaccatgttagccaggatggtctcgatctcctgacctcgtgatccaccctcctcggcctcccaaagtgctgggattacaggtgtgagccaccgcgcccggccacttgcCCAAGCTTTTACAGCAGGAGCGGATGCGATCCTAGCCGTGGCTTCCAGACCCCTGGGCTCCTCACACCTTCCCACATACCCCGCAGGCTGCTGCCAGGGTTGCTGACCCacccctcctcccccttcccctggaGTCAGTGGTGGGAAGCTTCCCAGGAGAGTCCTCAGCAGCCTCTGGAACACAGGACTTGGCCATGACTGTCTCCCTCCCCTGTGTGGGCCCAGATGGTTGAGGTACATCTAGGGGTTCTCATCCCAGCTAGGCTCAGGTTGGGCAGCCTGAAACAGGATGGGTCTCCTTCTAGAAGTCCCTTTCAGCTAACAATCTGGAACTTGCAATTGACACAGATAGATTCAGGAGTGTAGGCTAGACTTGGCTTCCAGCCTGGGCCCTGTCTGGCGttcctgggcttcagtttcttcatctgtacagTGGCCTCAGGAGGATGGGAGGCCCCACCTGGTAACAGCCTTGTGCCACCCCAGCTGGAGCAGGAGGTGGAGCGGCGGCAGCGGCTCGGGCCGGAGTCAGCGGCTAGGAAAGCCCTCATCGCGAGTTCCTACCACCCAGCGCGGCCTGAGGTCTATGACTCACTGCAGGTACCAGCCAGCCAGAGTGCTTGAAGGCCGGTACTGGAAAGAGGAGGCAGCATCCAGGGCTGAGGGGCTGCCTGTCCCATAGCTGGTGTGTTCTGCCCCCAGGATGCAGCTCTGGCCCCCGAGTTTCTGGCCGCGGCTGAGTACAGTGTGTCCCCGGGCGCAGACCTCAAGGGCCTTCTCCAGCGGCTGGAGACAGTATCAGGTGAGGTCCTAGCCCTGAGACCTGGCAGGACCAGGGGATGGCAGCCTGGGAAACCTGGGTGTGGGATACTGGGGTCCCTCCAGCCACCATCTCTGCCTCCAAAAACCAAAGCAGCAGGAGCTGGAAGGGTCAGTGGGACCAGCCTGCCAGGAACAGGACATCTGCATTCATTCAATACCTGCCATGAGCCTGGtatcttcattccttccttcacaCCTTCCTTCGTGCCCTCATCCAGCAAATAGTAGGTATTTGTGTCAAGTGTGGGACAGCTGGCACACTGAAACAAGGCTGAtccaagatctttttttttttttgagacagtctcgctgtgtcgcccaggctggagtgcagtggccggatgtcagctcactgcaagctccgcctcccgggtttacgccattctcccgcctcagcctcccgagtagctgggactacaggcgcccgccacctcgcccggctagtttttgtgtcttttttagtagagacggggtttcaccatgttagccaggatggtcttgatctcctgacctcgtgatccgcccgcctcggcctcccaaagtgctgggattacaggcttgagccactgcgcccggccgatccAAGATCTTAAAGGGACCACTGAGACAGGTGTGGGCAGGGTAAAGGGACCAGTAAGGAATGGCAAAGCCCCGCCCCCCAGGGCTGGCAACGGGAGGGAGCAGTTACCACCTGGAGTTGTGGCTCTGGGCAGAGGCCTGGAGCCATGCCAGACTCCAAGTAGGGCAAAAAATGCCCCATTTCTCCTCTTACCTTTGGATTTCCTGCTGGGCTTACTTATTGGCTAAACCCAGCAGGAAATGCTGGGCAAGGGAGGTTTGCGTATTGTTTAacctctgtgactcagtttcctcatctgtaaaatgggagcaaCAGTAACCCCCTTTCTTAAGGCACCGTGATGATCAAGTGAGTTAATCTACATAGAGTGCCTGACACAGGCCCGTACCTAGTGTTTGGAAAGTGTTTCCTCTTACTGGCACTGATAGCCTGGGCTAGGGGCTCCTGTGGGAGACAGATATGTTTCCCCTCATGGAGGCTGTGCTTTGTTAGGGGGCATGGGTGGAAGGaactcccctcctcccagcctgggGGTGCTCTCCTCATTGCCTTCCACTCCCCGgcagctgagattgtgctgagGCTGTTGGCTGGGGCAGGGCCCAGGCTGCGAGGTGGCCCCATCGGGGGCACACTAGCCCTGCACCCCTGGGCACTGGTGCATCTGCCAAGAAATGTTTAGGTTTCCATTCTCAGCCTGGCTTCTTCCCCCTCCAGGACCCAGCAAGAAAGAACAGCCTCTCCTGGCCTTCCTGCTGGGGGACAGAGGCTCCCAGAGCCACTTCTGAGTTGGGGTACAGACCTCGGTGGCTCATCAGGTGAAAGGAGGTGCAGAGAGCCTGAAGTTGGCTCTGTGATCCCAGCTTGGCCGTCACTGGCCTGCCAGGTGTCGCTGGGCTACTTCCTTTCCCTCTATGGGCCTCAGGACCCATATGGGAGCTCCCAGGGCCAGCCCTGTGGACACTTGTGGAGTCTGGGGAATGGTTCCGGGCATAAGTAGGGGGGCATGGGAATCAGCCTCCCCTGCTCCTCATGTTACTTCAGTCATCACAACAGCCCTGAAAAGCGAGGGCCTTATCCCCATGGCACaggtgatgaaactgaggcttgggggaGTGAACAGACATGCCCAGACTCACATGGTTCACGGGAAGACTGAAGCCCAGGCTTGGCCGGCCCACAGCCACATTCAGGCCAACAGACCATCCCTCCTTCCACAGGGGAGAAGCGCATCTACCGGGTGCCTGTGTTCACAGCACCCTTCTGCCAGGCCCTGCTGGAAGAGCTGGAGCACTTCGAGCAGTCGGACATGCCTAAGGGGAGGCCCAACACCATGAACAACTACGGGGTGGGTGAGGCCTGGCCAGTGGCAGAGGAGGGGGTGGCTGAGGTCAGGAGGCAGTGTTGGAGGTGCTGCAGATGGGCTGCCTGCCCGGGCTGCGAAAGGTCACAGTGGGATCACGGCGGAGTGGAAGCCCAGGGTTGCAGCCCCCTAGTTTCCTTGCTGACCCCAGGAATCCCCTCCCAGGTGCTGCTGCACGAGCTCGGACTGGACGAGCCGCTGATGACACCACTGCGGGAGCGCTTCCTGCAGCCACTGATGGCCCTGCTGTACCCCGACTGTGGCGGGGGCCGGCTCGACAGCCACCGGGCCTTTGTGGTCAAATACGCACTGGGCCAGGACCTCGAGCTGGGCTGCCACTATGATAATGCCGAGCTCACCCTcaatgtggccttgggcaaggtCTTCACAGGGGGCGCCCTGTATTTTGGGGGCCTCTTCCAGGTGAGTGTGTGACCCATGCGGCAGGACCTGGGGCAGCTGTGAGTGCCCAGGCCTGAGCCGTGCCATCTGCAGGCACCCACAGCCCTGACGGAGCCCCTGGAGGTGGAGCACGTGGTGGGCCAGGGTGTTCTCCACCGTGGCGGCCAGCTACATGGGGCCCGGCCCTTGGGCACTGGTGAGCGTTGGAACCTCGTCGTCTGGCTCCGAGCCTCTGCCGTGCGCAACCGCCTCTGTCCCATGTGCCGCTGTGAGCCCGACCTGGTGGATGATGAGGGCTTCAGTGATGGCTTCACCAGAGAGGAGCCGACCGCGGTGGATGTGTGTGCGCTCACCTGAGGCTGCTTGGGCCCAGTGTGGGGGTGGCAGGGCAGGTGAGGGCTCTGTCGCCTTGGGCTGGGGGCAGAAATAAACTCCCCGCAGCCTACCGCATTTCTTGGCTCGAGGCTGTGCCAGCTTCTGGGTCATCCTCTGGGCAAACAGGCTGCCTTAGTTCAGGTTTGTCGGAAGCAGAGTGTGGAATGAGGCTTCGGCAAGGGAGTGAGggaagcaggggaggggagggagcagcTGGGCAAGGAGGTGGCTTCAGAGGAAGTCCAGCCTCAGCAGGACCCGCAAAGAGCTCCAGGCACAGCCCACAGTACCACAGTGTGCCCACACCATCGGTTGGCTCCCAGATGAGGAGGCCAGAGAGGGGTGAGTAACTTCCCATGCACTTATCTCCAGGGCAGGGTACCTTCCAGTAGCCAAGGGAAGCTTCCAGAGACAGCACAGATGTGAACCCTCAGCAGCAGGCATCCCCCCCAGTGGCTCGGTGGGCCACCAGTAGCATCTTCTAGATGGCAGAGGGGGAATGGCAGGGccaggagccaggctgcctgggttcccACTCTGCTGCTGCCACTTCCAGCTGTGTGGCTCTGGATGAGCCTTTGCCTTTTGGTGCCTTGGTTTCCGCATTTAGCACCTACTTCCTAGAGCTGTTTTGAGAGTCAGATACGCCGATGTATCTATATAAAGTGCTTTGCAAGAGCCCTTTGTGTTTGCGGCTGTCATTATTGTGGAAGAGTTGCTATTGGGGGCCTGAAATCGGATGAAGCGCACAGCCACGATTTGGGTTACACATTTGAAAATCAGGGGGCTTCCATATTGCAGTCTTGAGTTCGGTCTCCCTGGGAAGGTGGGGCCACCAGCCCCATGCCCCTGTTGCACGGATCAGCTGGAGCAGAATCCCGGCTTCCCTCCGGATGGGCCTGGGTCCATGCCCGCGCTCACTGCCAAGATCTCTCTGGCCCCTACGGACACGAGTTTGCGACCTCTGAGTCACTGGGTGGGCTCGTCGGAAAGACCCGGGCGTCTCACTCTGGAGCTCACAGTCGTACGGAGAAGACAGCACCAGCCGGGGAGGAGGGCGGCGCGCGCGAGGGTCGCCTTCTTCCCAGGGCACCGGGGGCGTGGGTGCTGCGGGAGCGCACCGAAAGGGCAGCCTTGGAAGCGGGCGCAGCTTCGGCAGACACAGGCCTGAGGGGCTGCGGAGCTCGAGGGCCGGCGCTAGGCTGCAGCGCACGGCCTCGCCCCGGCGCCCCTCCTTGCCTCTGCGGGAGGTGGGCGCGCCCAAAACGGAACCTGGGGCGTCAGAACGAAAGGCAGTGGCGCCGCGCTTCCCGGCCGGACAGCCTCCAGCGCAGCGCCCCGGCCGGAAGCCTTCTCGCCGCCGCTTCCTCTCGAGAAGGCGTGGGGCGGGCTGTCCGGCCCGCAGGGCGGTCAAGGTGGGAACGGAACAGCCCCAGGGGACCCCTTGAGGCGGCGAGGGCGCTAGGCTGGAGGGTAGGAGAGCGCGGGAAAGCGCCCCACACGCCACTCGCGGCGGACTGCGGCTGGTTCCCAGGGGCTCCAAGCCGGGTGCGCGGGCGTGGGGCCTCCGGGTGGGGGCGCGCCCTTAATAGGCGCCGCTGCGGGAACTGGAGTCGGTATGAGAAGCCGGAGTCCCCAGCATTGGGGGTGGGTGAGGGTCGCTTATTTTCCCGGGGCGGTGACGGGTACTGGGCGCCGCGAGGCCCCAACCCCGCTAGAGCCGCCCTTGGAGCCCGCCCGTGGCCGGCTTGGGGGGCTTCGGCTCAAGCGCTTCCTCCCCGTCGCTAGCCCGCGGCGCCATGGCTCACGTCGGCTCCCGCAAGCGCTCGAGGAGTCGCAGCCGGTCCCGGGGACGGGGGtcggaaaagagaaagaagaagagcaGGAAGGACGCCTCCGCATCCCAAGGTCGCAAGGCCAGCACGGCCCTCGGGGCGGAGGGTGAGGACCACAGGCATCGGGGAGAGGAGGCACAGCCATTTCCCGGGGAAGTCGGGGCGAGCAGCGGTCGGGGACGCTCAGTCATGCCTCTGTGCATCCGGGCCTGAGATGTGAGGGCCAGGCGCCACGGGAGCCGGGAAGGGGCTCCTCCGGGAAGCTCCATCTGTGTTCTGGAAAGCCCCGCAGGAGGCGCTCACCCTGTAGATGGTCTGTGCCTGCCCCAGGCCAGAGTAGGGGACGAAGGTTTACCTCTTCCCCTCCTGGCCTTCTAGCCTCACCTTCTCCCTGCATCACAGAGAGAAGCAAGCACAAGGCCCGGAGGAGACCACGatccagctcctcctcctcctcttccagttctagctcttcttcctcctcgtcctcctcctcttcctccagtgATGGCCGGAAGAAGCGGGGGAAGTACAAGGacaagaagaggaggaggaagaagaagaagaagaagctgaAGAAGAAGGGCAAGGAGAAGGTGGAAGCACAGCAAGTGGAGGCTCTGCCGGGCCCCTCGCTGGACCAGTGGCACCGATCAgctggggaggaagaggatggCCCAGGTACTGTGCTGCCCAGCACCTGAGAGGGAGAAGGTCCCTTCCCAAGGCCTGGCCACCACCTCCATCTTCCCTTCCAGTCCTGACGGATGAGCAGAAGTCCCGAATCCAGGCCATGAAGCCCATGACCAAGGAGGAGTGGGATGCCCGGCAGAGCATAATCCGCAAGGTGGTGGACCCCGAGACGGGGCGCACCAGGTGGGGAGCCCTCGGCCTGACTTACACCGCGGGGTCTGGGAGTGTTGGCCGAAGATGTGAGGAGCCGGGCCGGGTGGGGGTGCTGCTGCCTGAAAAAGGCCAGATGTGGGCAAAAAACCATCACTGCGAGTAAGCAGTTGTAGGGGCTGGAAGGGCCTGGAGGAGGCTTTTCAAAGGGCTGTTGTTGGCGGGGCTGAGGCTGTCAAGGTGGAGCCCAGCTCGGCTGCCTTTATCAGGGAGAGTGGGTGAGGGCCCAGAGTCTGCCCACTCAAGGCTGcggggcaggagcctgggaaccCTCTGCCGGCTGCTTCTGGTTCTGCTCCTTTGGCATTAGGGGAGCTGCCTATTCCTTGCTGAATGGAgaccctcccacccccaggctAATTAAGGGAGATGGTGAGGTCCTAGAGGAAATCGTAACCAAAGAACGACACAGAGAGATCAACAAGGTGGGTGTGGCCCCTCTGCCTGCCATCCACCCCCAGCTCTGTTTGTGATATCCCCCTCCTCCTGTGTGCTTTCTTCCCCAGCAAGCCACCCGCGGGGACGGCCTGGCCTTCCAGATGCGAGCTGGGTTGCTTCCCTGAGGGCCCCGGCTGGCCAAGGCCTGTGGACGGTGCTGGCGACCCGGCCTGGGCAGGCTTCAGGGTGCCAGTGGGAAGCCTGATGAGTGCTGGTGGCCTTTTCCCCGTGGATTGGCCTCTGGCCCAGCCCAGCCTCTTCTcaggggcagggggtggaggATGGGGTCACCAGCCTGCTCGGCACCCCCATCTGAAACAGCGACACTTCTAAGCTATTAAAGGTTCTCTGGTTAGAGACTTTCTCTGTTCTGTGGCTTTTTGTGCTGAGGGGGAGGGAAGGGTGCTACATGACTGCCAGGGGAAAACAAGGGCTCCGGGAGCTTTCGGGAAAAGCTGGGGTGTCCTCTGGTGGTAGTGAGCACAGGCCACACCAGCGCCTGAGCCCTCCTCATCTTCAGGTCAGCCTGCCTGGACCAGACCCCATGCCAGCTGAACCCCAAACCCAGAGAGCTGGCTCTGAAATGCCATGCCCTGAGGCATGGAGAGGGACAGCTTCCCCTGCCATGTTCATTCCACAGATCACAACAGTGCAGAGCCAGGTGCTGGGGCCGGGTGGCCTGTGTGGGAGGCCTGGCTCCTACTGCCCAGCTGTGTCCTCCATTCTGAAGCAGGGAGGCTCACAGCACCCGCTTCACGGGGGGTCTGTGAGGGCAAACTGAGTTCCAGCCCAGGAAGGAGCTAGAATCAGGCTAGGCCCAGAGTCAGCCCTGCATGAATGTGTTGGTGTCACTGTGAATGTCACTAGCGTTACTGTTCCATGCCCCCATCCCACCATGCCCCACGGTCGCCAGTGCAGTAAAGAGACCCAGAAGGAAGCCTTCCCGCTTCTTTAATTGGTGTAACAGACATGACGTTGTATACAGAGCACACTCAGGCCCAATGATGCAGGGACAGCAGGGACGGGTGGGGAGAGTGGGGATGCTGCTCACACATGGCCCAGAGAGACAGATGGCACATGGACAGACCAGACAGGAGGGGCTGAGACGTGAAGGCTGTGATGGGGCGGGCAGTGGGACTCAGACCGAgccagggaggggtgggggtcTCTGCTGAATCCCTCTTTAGAAATCAAAGAGAAGGCAGGTggtggggcctggggcctgggggtgTGGTGGGAGTGGGACTAAGGCTTCTATTCTAACAGGCCTGGGGGTGGCAGTCAGCAAGGCCTGCCTCACCCTTTGGTTATGACTGGTCAGGCCTGAGCCCTGCAGCTCAGCACCCAACTCTGTAaacatttttggtatttttaaaggaCGTTGCCCTCCCTCTCTCAGTTTCAGAAAGACTGGTGCTTCCTCAAGAGGAGAATGTGCCAAAAGGAATCTGAAGGGAGGAGGAAAGCAGACCTGGATACAGAAGAAACTTCCCATGGGGGGCGGGCTGCCCACCTCGCCATCTATGGCTGAGGGCCGCTGGGAGAGCCCCAGGGGACTATTGCTGTTGTCCTTGGCATGGCTGGCGGCTGGGCAGGCAGGTGGGGAGCGAGGAGCCGAGGAGCCGTAGGGGAGCTGCCCCCTAGGGAGAGGCTGAGCCCAATGCCCACAGGGCCTCCCGGCCTTTATTGCAGGAAGGCCCGAGACTCTTCCAGGTGCTTCTCTGGATGGCTGGTCACCggggcagcaggcaagacaggaTGAGGTGGGGCCGAGAGTGGAGGAGGCACTGGCCACAGGGCCCCTGACCGGGGCTGTGATTGTCGGGCCAAGCGACTTCCCGCTGGGAGCAGGGGTGTCAGATATTGCACTTTCACTGCAACAGTTACATGAAAACTTGGTCCATAAAATAATCGTTGCTTTATACATAATgcctgaaacaacaacaaaaagctacaTCTTAAATATGAATAAACCCTGAAGGTTCCATCCCTCCAGACATTTTTCTCTGCACAAAATAAATAGCTTTCACTCTGTATAGACCCACTTTTGCAGAACATTT comes from the Macaca mulatta isolate MMU2019108-1 chromosome 11, T2T-MMU8v2.0, whole genome shotgun sequence genome and includes:
- the ARL6IP4 gene encoding ADP-ribosylation factor-like protein 6-interacting protein 4 isoform X6: MAHVGSRKRSRSRSRSRGRGSEKRKKKSRKDASASQERSKHKARRRPRSSSSSSSSSSSSSSSSSSSSSSSDGRKKRGKYKDKKRRRKKKKKKLKKKGKEKVEAQQVEALPGPSLDQWHRSAGEEEDGPVLTDEQKSRIQAMKPMTKEEWDARQSIIRKVVDPETGRTRGAAYSLLNGDPPTPRLIKGDGEVLEEIVTKERHREINKQATRGDGLAFQMRAGLLP
- the ARL6IP4 gene encoding ADP-ribosylation factor-like protein 6-interacting protein 4 isoform X5, whose amino-acid sequence is MAHVGSRKRSRSRSRSRGRGSEKRKKKSRKDASASQERSKHKARRRPRSSSSSSSSSSSSSSSSSSSSSSSDGRKKRGKYKDKKRRRKKKKKKLKKKGKEKVEAQQVEALPGPSLDQWHRSAGEEEDGPVLTDEQKSRIQAMKPMTKEEWDARQSIIRKVVDPETGRTRLIKGDGEVLEEIVTKERHREINKQATRGDGLAFQMRAGLLP
- the ARL6IP4 gene encoding ADP-ribosylation factor-like protein 6-interacting protein 4 isoform X11 is translated as MAHVGSRKRSRSRSRSRGRGSEKRKKKSRKDASASQASPSPCITERSKHKARRRPRSSSSSSSSSSSSSSSSSSSSSSSDGRKKRGKYKDKKRRRKKKKKKLKKKGKEKVEAQQSIIRKVVDPETGRTRLIKGDGEVLEEIVTKERHREINKQATRGDGLAFQMRAGLLP
- the ARL6IP4 gene encoding ADP-ribosylation factor-like protein 6-interacting protein 4 isoform X4; this translates as MAHVGSRKRSRSRSRSRGRGSEKRKKKSRKDASASQGRKASTALGAEERSKHKARRRPRSSSSSSSSSSSSSSSSSSSSSSSDGRKKRGKYKDKKRRRKKKKKKLKKKGKEKVEAQQVEALPGPSLDQWHRSAGEEEDGPVLTDEQKSRIQAMKPMTKEEWDARQSIIRKVVDPETGRTRGAAYSLLNGDPPTPRLIKGDGEVLEEIVTKERHREINKQATRGDGLAFQMRAGLLP
- the ARL6IP4 gene encoding ADP-ribosylation factor-like protein 6-interacting protein 4 isoform X9, which codes for MPLLHGSAGAESRLPSGWAWVHARAHCQDLSGPYGHEFATSESLGGLVGKTRASHSGAHSPRGAMAHVGSRKRSRSRSRSRGRGSEKRKKKSRKDASASQERSKHKARRRPRSSSSSSSSSSSSSSSSSSSSSSSDGRKKRGKYKDKKRRRKKKKKKLKKKGKEKVEAQQSIIRKVVDPETGRTRLIKGDGEVLEEIVTKERHREINKQATRGDGLAFQMRAGLLP
- the ARL6IP4 gene encoding ADP-ribosylation factor-like protein 6-interacting protein 4 isoform X2, which produces MAHVGSRKRSRSRSRSRGRGSEKRKKKSRKDASASQGRKASTALGAEERSKHKARRRPRSSSSSSSSSSSSSSSSSSSSSSSDGRKKRGKYKDKKRRRKKKKKKLKKKGKEKVEAQQVEALPGPSLDQWHRSAGEEEDGPVLTDEQKSRIQAMKPMTKEEWDARQSIIRKVVDPETGRTRLIKGDGEVLEEIVTKERHREINKQATRGDGLAFQMRAGLLP
- the ARL6IP4 gene encoding ADP-ribosylation factor-like protein 6-interacting protein 4 isoform X8; the protein is MAHVGSRKRSRSRSRSRGRGSEKRKKKSRKDASASQGRKASTALGAEERSKHKARRRPRSSSSSSSSSSSSSSSSSSSSSSSDGRKKRGKYKDKKRRRKKKKKKLKKKGKEKVEAQQSIIRKVVDPETGRTRLIKGDGEVLEEIVTKERHREINKQATRGDGLAFQMRAGLLP
- the ARL6IP4 gene encoding ADP-ribosylation factor-like protein 6-interacting protein 4 isoform X10, giving the protein MAHVGSRKRSRSRSRSRGRGSEKRKKKSRKDASASQERSKHKARRRPRSSSSSSSSSSSSSSSSSSSSSSSDGRKKRGKYKDKKRRRKKKKKKLKKKGKEKVEAQQSIIRKVVDPETGRTRLIKGDGEVLEEIVTKERHREINKQATRGDGLAFQMRAGLLP
- the ARL6IP4 gene encoding ADP-ribosylation factor-like protein 6-interacting protein 4 isoform X3, with amino-acid sequence MAHVGSRKRSRSRSRSRGRGSEKRKKKSRKDASASQASPSPCITERSKHKARRRPRSSSSSSSSSSSSSSSSSSSSSSSDGRKKRGKYKDKKRRRKKKKKKLKKKGKEKVEAQQVEALPGPSLDQWHRSAGEEEDGPVLTDEQKSRIQAMKPMTKEEWDARQSIIRKVVDPETGRTRLIKGDGEVLEEIVTKERHREINKQATRGDGLAFQMRAGLLP
- the ARL6IP4 gene encoding ADP-ribosylation factor-like protein 6-interacting protein 4 isoform X1 is translated as MAHVGSRKRSRSRSRSRGRGSEKRKKKSRKDASASQGRKASTALGAEASPSPCITERSKHKARRRPRSSSSSSSSSSSSSSSSSSSSSSSDGRKKRGKYKDKKRRRKKKKKKLKKKGKEKVEAQQVEALPGPSLDQWHRSAGEEEDGPVLTDEQKSRIQAMKPMTKEEWDARQSIIRKVVDPETGRTRLIKGDGEVLEEIVTKERHREINKQATRGDGLAFQMRAGLLP
- the ARL6IP4 gene encoding ADP-ribosylation factor-like protein 6-interacting protein 4 isoform X7, with translation MAHVGSRKRSRSRSRSRGRGSEKRKKKSRKDASASQGRKASTALGAEASPSPCITERSKHKARRRPRSSSSSSSSSSSSSSSSSSSSSSSDGRKKRGKYKDKKRRRKKKKKKLKKKGKEKVEAQQSIIRKVVDPETGRTRLIKGDGEVLEEIVTKERHREINKQATRGDGLAFQMRAGLLP